The genomic segment TGAAGCGGCCATCCTGCACGACCATCTCGACCACCACGCCGGGCACGTCGCCGTTCTCGTCGAACTCGTGGCTGCCGGAGGCACCCTCGTAGTTGATCTCTTCACCGGCGGCGATCAGCTCCACGGCCTTCTCCCACTCGCCGGGCAGGATCTGCTCGCCGGGGGCGGAAGACACGCTGCGCAGTGCCTCGGAGAGGCCCTCGCGCTCGGCGTTGCCGTTCTGCTCGATGGCCAGGGCCAGCAGGAAGGCGGCGTCGTAGGCCTGGGCGGCGAACACCGCGCTGGGGTCGATATCGGCCTCGGCGGCGAGCGCCTCGAAGGTCTCGGTTCCCGGGGTGTCGGGGCTGCCCGGGCGGGTGGCGATCATGCCCTCGAGCACGTCGGCGCCAATCGCCTCGACCAGGCTGTCGCCGACCATGCCGTCGGCACCCACGTACTGGGTGAACATGCCGCTCTCGTAGGCCTGGCGCAGGATGGTCTGGCCCGAGCCGTCGGCGTAGGCCAGCACCACCAGCGTCTCGCTGCCGCCGGAGGAGAGCGAGCCCAGCTCCGAGCGGTAGTCGGCGCGGCCGTCTTCATGCGCCTCGTTCGCCGAGACCATGCCGCCCTCGGCCTCGAAGGTCTCGTTGAAGGCATTGGCCAGGCCCTGGCCGTAGTCGTTGTTGACGTAGGTCACCGCGACATCGGTAATGCCCTTGCTGATCAGCAGCTTGGCCAGCATCTCACCCTGGAAGGCATCCGACGGCACGGTGCGGAACACCAGGTCGTTGTCGTCCAGGTCGGTGACCGCCGGGGCCGTGGAGGCCGGCGATACCATCACCACGCCGCCGGGAATCGCCGCGTTGTTGGCCGCGGCCACGGTGGCCCCGGTGCACAGCGCGCCGACGATGGCGGTGACGTTTTCGGTATTGACCATGCGGTCCGCGGCGTTGGACGCCGCCGAGGCATCGGCGCAGGTGGTATCGGCATTCGGCATCACCAGCGTCTGGCCGCCGAGAATGCCGCCCTGCTCGTTGACATGCTGCACCGCCAGCTGAGCGCCGTCGAAGATCGGCGGCGTGAGGCTCTCGATGGGGCCGGTGAAGCCGCCCAGGAACCCGATCT from the Halomonas sp. 1513 genome contains:
- a CDS encoding amino acid ABC transporter substrate-binding protein, producing MKKALLAMAVAASSATFIGAAQADEVKIGFLGGFTGPIESLTPPIFDGAQLAVQHVNEQGGILGGQTLVMPNADTTCADASAASNAADRMVNTENVTAIVGALCTGATVAAANNAAIPGGVVMVSPASTAPAVTDLDDNDLVFRTVPSDAFQGEMLAKLLISKGITDVAVTYVNNDYGQGLANAFNETFEAEGGMVSANEAHEDGRADYRSELGSLSSGGSETLVVLAYADGSGQTILRQAYESGMFTQYVGADGMVGDSLVEAIGADVLEGMIATRPGSPDTPGTETFEALAAEADIDPSAVFAAQAYDAAFLLALAIEQNGNAEREGLSEALRSVSSAPGEQILPGEWEKAVELIAAGEEINYEGASGSHEFDENGDVPGVVVEMVVQDGRFTSQGFLEADEL